Part of the Thunnus albacares chromosome 11, fThuAlb1.1, whole genome shotgun sequence genome, GGCCACAGATATCTAGCTTTACATAGGATAACCTACAAGCTGAAATAAGCAATGGGAGAGTGCCAACATATAAGCTACTGTGCGTCagtttcctccctctcctttctaCTTGGAAATGGCTGTGGTCCCCTGAAGCCGGTGACTTCCCTGTCTCCCCGAACTCTCTGCAACACCGACTGGTGCTGCAGAAGCACTGCTGATTAGCATGCAGTAATGATGGTGAGCTGGGCTCCATTGTTCTAACACCTCCCCTCTCCTCCGCACCAATCTGTCACCATTCAGTGGGCTAGAGCTGCCTCAAATGCTTCTCTCCACAAATGAGATGGATAATTAGTTGCCCCTCACGAATGCTGCACTCTTCTCACCCCTGATTGCTTTCACCTTCTTGCTCCTGGCAATTTTGACACCTTGTAATCAGCCTGCTACTTCTCCGTCTCAATCCATATCTTCCTCCCTTTTTgtcctctttcattttctttatatcTCTTAAATCTATTTCAAATCTACTGCCTCTAGTCCCAAGGATAAAGATGACACATACATCTCAAAATTCAAGCTACTGGAAACGATGGGAATAACGGTGTCTTAGAGCTAACATGGACTTTTCTCAAACAGCTCACATTCATGTATACACATAAGCAAGTAAAGATACGATGCAGtgtacaaaaatacacacacacacacaaatcctaGCTGTCAGTACAAGTTTCCTCTTCCAAATAACAATGAATGACAACATAATTATGAGCAAGCAGCTGTTCATGATCCCAGAGAGAAAAGCATGCAGGCTGCACAATGTTCAACTCTTCACAGATTAACCAGAGAGGATCATTAGGGATATGTATTTGCCAGGAAAACGTGAATAAATTCTCTCCTCGGTTTTCCATGTCgtgatgtgaaatgtaaaattatgtGGTTTATGTCACtctaaaataaacatgtttcacGTTTGACACATTACATGAGATCAATATGTAATATTCACCTACAGTATACAAATACACCAAGTATGATAACTCTTTTCCTTCACGTAGatgatatgttgtgttttagtAGTGTTTAAGAGACATTTGCTGTTCTCTGTCTTAATTACTCATTAGTTGGGAAGAGTTGATAGCACACCCTTCTGAGCTATTTATGAAACACAGCGAAATGCTCAGTGCCAAATATCAACCGAGGTTGAAATAACAAATCAATCAGTCTATTACACAGTATTTGATTATTAGAAGTGATTTATAATACCCAATGCTTGggaagaggtaaaaaaaaaagaaaaaaggttgtTTGCAGTCTTCACACCAGCTCATCTACTCCGCACCTGGTGTTACCAGCCCATAGCTGAGGGGCTGCAAGGTCCTCTCTGCACAACACAGTGTTCCAACACACACAGGGTCCCCATTTCCTCAAACATTGTCTCGACTGAATAGTGAAAGTAAAATGCGATTGTTTGCAAAGGTGTGAATAAATACCACAGAAGTCAAAAGCTGATGCTGCTATTTAAAAGAATCCACAATTATTTACATGTACGTGTATATTATTACTGACACCTGCAAATCTAGAATGTCTCATGTTAAAACTTTATAGAGCATTATGCCACATTATCCAATAAAATAggtaaatacataataataattatgccAAAAGGTAAGACCATTAGTATACAAGTAGCAAGGCAATTGGCCATCTGATTGAACATTGTGTTTATGTCTAATGTTATGTGTTGCTATCTGTGAAAGCCAGTTTCAATGAACATATGGCAAACTAACTTTCTAACTAATTTCAAAGTTGTAAATCTTTCCAACTCTGCATCAACTCTGACATACAGCTGCTACAAATTATCCTGGCTCATGTATATGACATGGAAGAACAAGTACGATGGGAATTCATGTGAAAATTGTGCTAATCAACGTGTCCGGCATCCTAGAAAAGCCTGAATGGTTAACATTTGAGTGATTTAATGCATATTGTTGGCATCAATACACAACATATGGAAGTGTTCTGTAAGAGATAAAATCCTGATGCCAACCTAAAAAAGGTGTCCTATTTCACTGGGAACTATTGCATTATtgcatttttccatttaaaatgatgatgatgatgaagaaaattATTAATGcaggttatgttttaaaataaaaatatacaaacatgttaaaaaaaaaaaaaaaagtttccaccTTACTGTATGTCTTTATGTATGGATACACTTACAAGTATCCcaacttgttttatatttgcatgTTGAAAACgattcaaatgataaaaaatgttgcaagagtaaatgttgattttatttgctcATATATACCATATTATGCATCATTGTCACTTACTAGAGTAAAACCTCAGCACAgtattagaaaaatataatgGGCGAGAAACTGTACCATTCAATTcttcaaaattaaataaatggaTTCAAGTCTTATTGCAGTGTCATTTCAAATCCAGTACAGCGCATGTACTTCATGGTAGGCAAGACTAGACCATGAATACAGTAAGTCTTGGAGTAGTTGTGGCCTTGGCCCATCAGTCTCTGCTCCTACTGTCAATTGCCGGCTTCATTCTTAGGAGAGAAATGCGAGTAGAGGTGGCTGTTCATTTGGTCCTGAGGAACCACAGCGTGGCAGAAAGCACATTTATCAGGACTGCTGTTCTGAGGCGCCACCAGCTCTGTCCCCTCCACGCCACCTGCATCACACAGCTCAGGACTCCAGAGAGGCTGCAGGGCAGGATGAATCAAAGACAACAATATATTATTCATACACTAAACAATCCTTACACTCACTCTATTAAAGCATGCTGGACCAGTATCTGTTACTTTAAGGAATACAAGAACATGTCCTCTGTCAACCCAATAGTATGAACAAACAGTCAAGGCAAAAAGCTATTCTCAAGTGTTTAATTATCTTACTATTTATGTGGTCATCCAAGCTATCATGCCTACTATAAACGCCTGTGTTGATGTAATCCAGGGAAAGAATCATATTATGAAAAACTGGACCAACTTTCTGATCTTACTGCATGtcattcacaattttttaataGGCATTTATACAAATCAGCAAATAAAATCCCACTTAACCATCATACTTGTTTCATCAGATTCTGACACTGTAATGTGCTTCCATCTGGCTCACACTTTGcagcaaatatgccaaatataACCAGAGCATCCATgcttaagtaaaaaaaagaatcagcaCTCATTACACAGTAATGCGTTTCAACTTAAGccaaggggatttttttttttttttttttttttttggacttcACACTGTTTCACTCCTCCATTAGCGAAGACCAATCAGAAACTGATAATTTGCTACTAGTTTTCTCAGACCTTCTCCTGTGATTCTCACCTGCTGGGGTCCCCGTACGCTCTCCTGGGAGAGCGAAGATGATGCTGAGTGGGAGGAGAGTGTACGGTAGACAAAAGGCATGGGCTGTTCCAGAGGCTCCTCTGGCAATGCAGTGGGGACACTACTGAGAGGCCGCTTCATGGGCAGACCAATGTGTCTCTCTGGGGTACTGTTCAGGAAGTCATATTCACTGTCCGTAGAGGGCGGGAATTTGACACTGAGTTTGGTGAGAGAGTCTACCAAGTCCCTGTCCTCAGGACTGGCACCGCGAGATGCCAGAGATGTAGGCGGATCCACTGCTGACCTTAACGCTGAGGAAAAGGgtgtctctgcctctgctgtACGGTCTGTGCACTGGATAGGCATGGAGAACTGCTGATCTGtcagacagcagaaaaacatttgGTTTTCACACAGTTTTTCTGTCTCAGTAAACATGTTCATGTATTCCAGTCCAGCTTTGAGAACATTTGAGGTTGGCACTGATTTGAGATGttgcacacatttaaaaaaaatatctcagaAAGATTCTAATTCACATCCTTCCAAATATGTAATACAGAcaacatttatattaattattatatgaACATTCATGTTATTAATTTTACAGCTAGTCTTCAGAGCTAACACTGTGCATTTGTCATTGGAATTAGTATATGTATTTATGAGGTGGCCAGCCATGGTTCAAGGGGGCAATGAGGCATTCATGTACAGTCCTATTTAAGGCGCtgctatattttttttaaacaaacaaatcaaaagcTAGTAGACTCACAAGTGGTTATGACATATACAAACATATTTCAATTCAACACATTATCTTTCAAATTactgaattaataaaataactGGATTTCAGTT contains:
- the tank gene encoding TRAF family member-associated NF-kappa-B activator produces the protein MERNIGDQLNKAFEAYRQVSIEKDNAKKQLQQMTEYYEQYTQKLQKQIDDQQQLISVLEAQLSATRKPSGEMKCEPCNHLVDGASAYRKTQYPENMGTVAVAPIMPVNSSVDYQDMLDAFEAIQGKFRQIRSLTRRQKDHLKRFHGGNDTSNDQQFSMPIQCTDRTAEAETPFSSALRSAVDPPTSLASRGASPEDRDLVDSLTKLSVKFPPSTDSEYDFLNSTPERHIGLPMKRPLSSVPTALPEEPLEQPMPFVYRTLSSHSASSSLSQESVRGPQQPLWSPELCDAGGVEGTELVAPQNSSPDKCAFCHAVVPQDQMNSHLYSHFSPKNEAGN